The Oncorhynchus kisutch isolate 150728-3 unplaced genomic scaffold, Okis_V2 scaffold1874, whole genome shotgun sequence genome contains the following window.
TATCAGATTGTGAGCAAAATGGACAACAGAACCTGTATGGTGGCAGGATGGAGCAACCACCTGCCCTTATGTGAAGGTAACCATGTAGTCATtgaatattataaactgggtagttcgGCTCATGGATGCTAATTGGCTTAAATCTGTGATATATCGTACCGTTTACCATGGGTATGACCCCCTCAATAACTTTTTACTGATCTAACgttagtaaccagtttataatagcaaaaaggcacatctgaggtttgtggtatatggccaatataccacggctaatagAAGTATCCAGGCTCGCTGTGTTACATCGtgtctaagaacagcccttagccgtggtatattggccatatatcacaccccctcaggacttattgcttaattatagtatatacagaataacatcTTACTTACTTTTTACAATGCACATTACACTGTAACTCAGAGGGTTCATGAAGTTATAGACTGTACAACACCCTGCAATATGATCTTTCTCCGTAGTGGTGAGTTGTGTCCCCGAGGCTACAGATGGACGGGTGGTTGTGAGCGGTCTGCCAGATGATGATGGTGTTATACAGTACGGTCATGAGCTCAAGTTCAGCTGCCCCAACCCAGCACACCAGCTGAAGGGAAACCCACAGGTAGTGTGTGCCGCGGGGGGGATGTGGAACAACCATTTCCCAACCTGTGAAGGTAAACATTTCACTTTAGCCAAAACTAAGCAAATCATTTTATCGACAACAATATGTACCTTCAGAAGTTACATCAGGTTTGCAAATGTGCTATACAGCAGTGATTTTTCTATTTTTTCCCTCCATAATAGATGTGACTTGTGAAGCTGCAGAGAAGATTAAGAATGTGAACGTGATAGGAATTCcccaaaacaacaacatgaagtaTGGACACAGGCTACAGTTTGAGTGTAgcaactctaaacacattctgaAGGGGAAATCAGAGGTCACCTGCTCAGTCAATGGACAGTGGAGTCACTCCATTCCAAATTGTTATGGTAAATGGTTTTTTTATTGATTTGACACATTGTTCCACTTCCCAATCAAGTTACTTGTTTTAAGTAGATTTACAATTATCTCCAACTCACAAAAAACGTAGCAAAATAACGCATTTTGGAAAAGCCAGGAACGTTTTCTGGAATACTTTTCTTGCTTGGAAAATAGCAGCTTGGTACATTTCATCACTAGTATTTCTCTGATGTCACCCATGTCTTCCTAGAGCCCAAGGATTTCTGTGGACCACCTCCACATGTCAATaacggagacagagacagaaccagagaaCGCTACAGAAATGGAGAATCAGTTCAATATGTCTGCCAGAAATACTACATCCTTGATCCCCCTTCAGCTTACAAGACGTGTCGTGACGGGATCTGGACACGACCGATAACCTGTCTGAGTAAGTTCTCTCTAAAATAACTTTGGCCCAGTTCCTACCCAATCGTATGCTAACTCCCCCTTAACGATCGGTAAGGATGAATTCCAGGAATAGAAATCAAGATCAATTGATTAATTACTATTTAAAAATGCATTCTGAGTTGAAATGTAACTGTTGAACCATGCTCCTGAGGCATTGACAAGTGACATTCCTCAAGGATCTATGGGTATAGTGATATCATTCATTAAAATGAAAAACAACTCATTTTCAGTGGCCCTTGAAGGACACATTCACACACTGATTCCTGTACCATCTTCTCATTTCAGAACCCTGCACTGTGGATGAAGAGCTGATGAACACACAGAACATCCAATTTAAATATCCTCCGGAAGATCAAAAAGTCTATGCCACACATGGAGATCATACCACTTTTAAGTGTACTGGTCATCTTAGACTGAGCCCAGGTAGTGTTGGTTTTCATCAGCAGTGTATAAATGGGGTCATGAACTTGCCTCATTGCCAATAGTGGCTTCGTTGTACG
Protein-coding sequences here:
- the LOC116368204 gene encoding complement factor H-like isoform X2, which translates into the protein MFYSFHFYCIYHLINMKSSLTLLCLVVWVNVDASSAQTVCSGPLPNVPDARVTEESIKNEYKEDDIVLFSCNFGFVPAGRISYQCKKNKWVVVRQGKCKPKPCELPDETANGHYSIHVGDDFVFGTTIKYTCNDGYQIVSKMDNRTCMVAGWSNHLPLCEVVSCVPEATDGRVVVSGLPDDDGVIQYGHELKFSCPNPAHQLKGNPQVVCAAGGMWNNHFPTCEDVTCEAAEKIKNVNVIGIPQNNNMKYGHRLQFECSNSKHILKGKSEVTCSVNGQWSHSIPNCYEPKDFCGPPPHVNNGDRDRTRERYRNGESVQYVCQKYYILDPPSAYKTCRDGIWTRPITCLKPCTVDEELMNTQNIQFKYPPEDQKVYATHGDHTTFKCTGHLRLSPGSVGFHQQCINGVMNLPHCQ
- the LOC116368204 gene encoding complement factor H-like isoform X1, translating into MFYSFHFYCIYHLINMKSSLTLLCLVVWVNVDASSAQTGFSSAPLSVCSGPLPNVPDARVTEESIKNEYKEDDIVLFSCNFGFVPAGRISYQCKKNKWVVVRQGKCKPKPCELPDETANGHYSIHVGDDFVFGTTIKYTCNDGYQIVSKMDNRTCMVAGWSNHLPLCEVVSCVPEATDGRVVVSGLPDDDGVIQYGHELKFSCPNPAHQLKGNPQVVCAAGGMWNNHFPTCEDVTCEAAEKIKNVNVIGIPQNNNMKYGHRLQFECSNSKHILKGKSEVTCSVNGQWSHSIPNCYEPKDFCGPPPHVNNGDRDRTRERYRNGESVQYVCQKYYILDPPSAYKTCRDGIWTRPITCLKPCTVDEELMNTQNIQFKYPPEDQKVYATHGDHTTFKCTGHLRLSPGSVGFHQQCINGVMNLPHCQ